The Ahaetulla prasina isolate Xishuangbanna chromosome 3, ASM2864084v1, whole genome shotgun sequence genome window below encodes:
- the RNF152 gene encoding E3 ubiquitin-protein ligase RNF152: protein MENLSQDILLECQICFNYYSPRRRPKLLDCKHTCCSVCLQQMRTSQKDLRCPWCRGITKLPPGFSVSQLPDDPEVVAVIAIPHTSEHTPVFIKLPSNGCYMLPLPISKERSLLPGDIGCRLLPSSQQKSLTVVTIPAEQQPLQAGMPQVTGDEEQDQRGIVKSSTWSGVCTVILVACVLVFLLGIVLHNMSCISKRFTVISCG from the coding sequence ATGGAGAATCTGTCCCAGGACATTCTGCTGGAGTGTCAGATTTGTTTCAATTACTACAGCCCACGGAGGAGACCCAAGTTACTGGACTGTAAGCATActtgttgctctgtttgccttCAGCAGATGAGGACCAGCCAGAAGGACCTGAGGTGTCCATGGTGCCGAGGTATCACTAAACTCCCACCTGGGTTCTCTGTCTCCCAGTTGCCAGATGATCCGGAGGTCGTTGCTGTGATTGCAATACCCCACACTTCAGAGCACACTCCAGTCTTCATCAAACTTCCTAGCAATGGGTGTTACATGTTGCCCTTGCCCATCTCCAAAGAGAGGTCTCTATTGCCTGGAGACATTGGCTGTCGTCTCTTGCCAAGCAGCCAACAGAAGTCTCTCACTGTGGTCACAATCCCAGCCGAGCAACAACCACTGCAGGCTGGGATGCCGCAGGTTACAGGAGACGAGGAGCAAGACCAGAGGGGCATTGTGAAAAGCTCCACCTGGTCAGGGGTTTGCACTGTCATCCTGGTGGCCTGTGTCCTAGTTTTTCTTCTCGGTATTGTCCTCCACAATATGTCATGCATCTCCAAACGTTTCACTGTGATCTCCTGCGGCTGA